One Streptomyces sp. B21-105 genomic region harbors:
- a CDS encoding RraA family protein, protein MTYAPTSAGSPNIEVGPKWQRPDGELLAQFQRHSVANIGDALGRLGMPDGGITPLWDGCRAVGSALTVLTVAGDDLAVIDAVAHIEPGDFLVINGFGYPGRAVMGDILSQYFSSRGAVGAIVDGAVRDRDEIRQQHFPVWSRSVTPAGPWKHGPGAVGTPVAIGGVVINPGDVLVADADGVVAVPLKKAHDIAAELARIAESEQGMRTQAKQAPTK, encoded by the coding sequence ATGACCTACGCGCCGACATCGGCCGGCTCGCCCAACATCGAGGTCGGCCCGAAGTGGCAGCGCCCTGACGGTGAGTTGCTCGCACAGTTCCAACGGCACTCGGTCGCGAACATCGGAGACGCACTCGGGCGCCTCGGCATGCCCGATGGCGGCATCACACCCCTCTGGGACGGCTGCCGTGCCGTGGGCAGCGCCCTGACGGTCCTTACGGTCGCCGGAGACGATCTGGCCGTGATCGACGCCGTCGCGCACATCGAACCCGGCGACTTCCTCGTCATCAACGGATTCGGTTACCCGGGCCGGGCGGTGATGGGCGACATCCTCAGCCAGTACTTCTCCTCGCGGGGTGCCGTGGGAGCGATCGTCGACGGAGCGGTCAGGGACCGCGACGAGATCCGGCAGCAGCACTTCCCCGTGTGGTCGCGTTCGGTCACGCCGGCAGGGCCGTGGAAACACGGCCCGGGAGCCGTCGGGACGCCCGTCGCCATCGGCGGTGTCGTCATCAACCCCGGTGACGTGCTCGTGGCCGACGCGGACGGCGTCGTCGCAGTGCCCCTGAAGAAGGCGCACGACATCGCCGCCGAGCTGGCGCGGATCGCGGAATCCGAACAGGGCATGCGCACGCAGGCCAAGCAGGCGCCCACGAAATGA
- a CDS encoding response regulator: MAIRVLLADDQALLRGTFRLLIDAQPDMEVVGEASNGREAVRLARSERADVVVMDIRMPELDGIEATRLIAQDEDLAGVKVLVLTTFEEDDLVVEALRAGASGFLGKGVEPAQLLDAVRLVAAGEALLSPAATRGLIARVLAHPAPGDLVDPRRLATLTPREQEVLTLVGSGLANDEIAERLFVTPVTVKTHANRAMAKLGARDRAQLVVIAYETGLVRAGERRG, from the coding sequence ATGGCCATCCGCGTCCTGCTCGCCGACGACCAGGCTCTGCTCCGGGGCACGTTCCGGCTCCTCATCGACGCACAGCCGGACATGGAGGTCGTCGGGGAGGCCTCCAACGGGCGGGAGGCGGTGCGGCTGGCCCGGTCCGAGCGTGCCGATGTCGTGGTCATGGACATCCGGATGCCCGAGCTGGACGGCATCGAGGCCACCCGGCTGATCGCCCAGGACGAGGACCTGGCCGGAGTCAAGGTCCTCGTCCTGACCACCTTCGAGGAGGACGACCTCGTCGTAGAGGCCCTCCGAGCCGGCGCGAGCGGCTTCCTGGGCAAGGGGGTCGAACCGGCGCAGCTTCTCGACGCCGTCCGGCTCGTGGCCGCCGGCGAGGCGTTGCTCTCCCCCGCAGCCACCAGGGGCCTCATCGCCCGCGTCCTGGCCCACCCTGCCCCCGGCGACCTCGTCGACCCCCGCAGGCTGGCCACTCTGACTCCCCGGGAACAGGAAGTGCTGACCCTGGTGGGCTCCGGCCTGGCCAACGACGAGATCGCCGAACGCCTTTTCGTCACCCCGGTCACCGTCAAGACCCACGCCAACCGGGCCATGGCCAAGCTCGGCGCCCGCGACCGGGCTCAGCTGGTCGTCATCGCGTACGAGACCGGCTTGGTGCGCGCGGGAGAACGACGGGGCTGA
- a CDS encoding MMPL family transporter, translated as MSPLARWCHRHRLAVVLVWVGLLLALGAGVGAAGSAFGNSPTSQDTDSAKATALLQQASDSAAGKSGRVVWQVDGGEVTEPAAEKAMTGTLNGIADAPGVAAVTSPYTPVGKGQISKDGRTAYATVAFDQDVSDAQIDHVKALATEPETGSLHIALNGQAFTVNPEPNAVADAMGIVLAFIVLLFVFRAVWVAALPIITAVIGVGTSAVTVMLLSHLITLSDTTLTLGSLIGLGVGIDYALFIVNRHRANLKAGMSVAESVAKSLNTSGRAVVFAGLTVVVALLGMLTLNVGIINGMAIGAAVTVVLTVLAAITLLPAMLGLIGPRVLSRKERSETAGGTQPRSSGRTGVWGRWAERVQARPKTLGLVALAVLTALAFPTLSLRLGASDDGNLPTSSTNRQAYDMIADGFGPGFNGPLVLAVQAPTAADKAAEAKLVTALGKVDGVASADAAPMKDGQTVGVVSVVPTTSPQSEATSDLIHHLRDDVIPEAEQGTSMKVYVGGVTASNDDFASVLTGKLPVFVLVIAALGFLLLTVAFRSLLIPAVGAVLNILSIGVAFGAIVVVFQYGFGAGLLGLGAGGPIESFVPILVVGIMFGLSMDYQVFLVSRMLEEWAHTGDSHRAVRVGQAETGKVIAVAATIMVCVFGSFVFGGMRVISEFGVSLAVAVAADALLIRMMVVPALMHLCGKANWWLPRSLDKALPNVSVEGPADQPAQPHAVPERTTAGLAN; from the coding sequence ATGTCCCCTCTCGCCCGCTGGTGTCACAGGCACCGGCTCGCCGTCGTCCTGGTCTGGGTGGGCCTGTTGCTCGCCCTGGGGGCCGGGGTCGGCGCCGCCGGCAGCGCCTTCGGCAACAGCCCGACCTCGCAGGACACCGACTCGGCCAAGGCCACGGCCCTGCTGCAGCAGGCCTCCGACAGCGCCGCGGGCAAGAGCGGCCGAGTGGTCTGGCAGGTGGACGGCGGCGAGGTCACCGAGCCCGCTGCCGAGAAGGCGATGACCGGCACGCTCAACGGCATCGCCGACGCACCGGGCGTCGCCGCGGTGACCAGCCCCTACACCCCTGTCGGCAAAGGGCAGATCAGCAAGGACGGCAGGACCGCCTACGCGACGGTCGCGTTCGACCAGGACGTCTCGGACGCCCAGATCGACCATGTGAAGGCACTCGCCACCGAACCGGAGACGGGGAGCCTGCACATCGCCCTCAACGGGCAGGCGTTCACCGTCAACCCGGAGCCGAACGCGGTCGCCGACGCCATGGGCATCGTCCTCGCCTTCATCGTGCTGCTGTTCGTCTTCCGCGCGGTCTGGGTGGCGGCACTGCCCATCATCACGGCCGTCATCGGAGTCGGCACCTCCGCGGTCACGGTGATGCTGCTCAGCCACCTCATCACGCTCTCCGACACCACGCTGACCCTCGGCTCGCTGATCGGCCTGGGCGTGGGCATCGACTACGCGCTGTTCATCGTCAACCGCCACCGCGCCAACCTGAAGGCCGGCATGAGCGTCGCCGAGTCGGTCGCCAAGTCCCTCAACACCTCCGGCCGGGCCGTGGTCTTCGCCGGGCTCACCGTCGTCGTCGCGCTGCTCGGCATGCTCACCCTGAACGTCGGCATCATCAACGGCATGGCGATCGGCGCCGCCGTCACCGTGGTGCTGACCGTCCTGGCCGCCATCACCCTGCTGCCGGCGATGCTCGGCCTGATCGGTCCGCGCGTCCTCAGCCGCAAGGAACGCAGTGAGACGGCCGGCGGGACCCAGCCGCGTTCCTCGGGCCGCACCGGGGTGTGGGGCCGGTGGGCCGAGCGGGTGCAGGCCAGGCCCAAGACCCTGGGTCTCGTCGCCCTGGCCGTGTTGACGGCGCTCGCGTTCCCGACGCTCTCCCTGCGCCTCGGCGCGTCCGACGACGGCAACCTGCCCACGTCCTCGACGAACCGTCAGGCGTACGACATGATCGCCGACGGCTTCGGCCCCGGCTTCAACGGCCCGCTCGTCCTGGCCGTCCAGGCACCCACCGCCGCCGACAAGGCGGCCGAGGCGAAGCTGGTCACCGCTCTCGGAAAGGTCGACGGTGTCGCCAGTGCCGACGCCGCGCCCATGAAGGACGGGCAGACCGTCGGAGTGGTCTCCGTCGTCCCGACGACCTCCCCGCAGTCCGAAGCCACCTCCGACCTGATCCACCACCTGCGTGACGACGTGATCCCCGAGGCCGAGCAGGGCACGTCGATGAAGGTATACGTGGGCGGTGTCACCGCGAGCAACGACGACTTCGCGTCGGTCCTGACGGGCAAGCTGCCCGTCTTCGTGCTGGTGATCGCCGCGCTCGGCTTCCTCCTGCTGACCGTCGCCTTCCGCAGCCTGCTCATCCCGGCGGTCGGCGCCGTGCTCAACATCCTCAGCATCGGGGTGGCGTTCGGCGCGATCGTGGTCGTCTTCCAGTACGGCTTCGGCGCCGGACTGCTCGGACTCGGCGCCGGCGGACCGATCGAGTCGTTCGTGCCGATCCTGGTCGTCGGCATCATGTTCGGCCTGTCCATGGACTACCAGGTCTTCCTCGTCAGCCGGATGCTCGAGGAGTGGGCCCACACCGGTGACAGCCACCGCGCGGTCCGGGTCGGGCAGGCCGAGACCGGCAAGGTCATCGCCGTGGCCGCCACCATCATGGTCTGCGTCTTCGGCTCCTTCGTGTTCGGCGGCATGCGGGTGATCTCCGAGTTCGGGGTCAGCCTCGCGGTGGCGGTCGCCGCGGACGCCCTGCTGATCCGCATGATGGTCGTCCCCGCCCTCATGCACCTGTGCGGGAAGGCCAACTGGTGGCTGCCCCGCAGTCTCGACAAGGCACTGCCCAACGTGTCCGTGGAAGGCCCTGCCGACCAGCCGGCGCAGCCGCACGCGGTGCCGGAACGGACGACCGCCGGCCTGGCCAACTGA
- a CDS encoding TetR/AcrR family transcriptional regulator: MRRDQRLNNAKLIQAAAELFERCEQPISLAEIARQADVSVATAYRHFESADDALGAYRRDIVSKFRDHSLEQPSNGLALLESVCGFWVDLVLAEGAALVHRRSPEGFLARYKADEPYLEGQAEALARPIRELVAILGVGELVGVEDEAAFLWNVLFDPREIFDLRGTLALSPAQITHRLMSAFRGALLGWATARLTEPADREKAVSPHAQTGGTLSSPRLL; this comes from the coding sequence ATGCGCAGGGACCAGCGGTTGAACAACGCCAAGCTGATCCAGGCCGCCGCAGAGCTTTTCGAGCGTTGCGAGCAGCCGATCAGCCTCGCCGAAATCGCTCGGCAGGCGGATGTGTCGGTCGCGACGGCTTACCGGCACTTCGAGTCCGCGGACGACGCCCTCGGTGCCTACCGACGGGACATCGTGAGCAAGTTCCGCGATCACAGTCTCGAGCAGCCGAGCAACGGCCTGGCCCTGCTAGAAAGCGTCTGCGGCTTCTGGGTGGACCTCGTCCTCGCCGAAGGCGCGGCGCTGGTGCACCGCCGGTCACCGGAAGGGTTCCTCGCACGGTACAAGGCCGATGAGCCGTACCTGGAAGGCCAGGCGGAGGCCCTCGCCCGTCCCATCCGCGAACTCGTGGCGATTCTCGGGGTCGGCGAGCTCGTCGGCGTCGAGGACGAGGCCGCCTTCCTGTGGAACGTCCTCTTCGACCCCCGGGAGATCTTCGACCTCCGTGGCACGCTCGCGCTGTCGCCCGCGCAGATCACGCACCGACTGATGTCGGCGTTCCGCGGTGCGCTGCTCGGCTGGGCGACCGCACGGCTGACCGAACCAGCCGACCGCGAGAAAGCCGTCTCTCCGCACGCGCAGACGGGCGGGACCCTTAGCAGCCCCAGATTGTTGTGA
- a CDS encoding sensor histidine kinase, producing the protein MELPMVWRQWLARHDRIRDALPAVPLIVIAVAATAVGPSHWHEPRWDEVVWTALSCVPLAFRSRRPLGVALFTLAGDLTLMAVASHISPTPGASLVALYTLALLGNRRTAWIVGSLAAVAITGVYAATHAQSVVGGPGLLRFDLAIAATALGRTVLNRRQNLAAARERVEHAERTREEEARRRVTEERVRIARDLHDVVTHHITLVNAQAGVAHHLMRANPEQAYAALAHIKDNSRAALDELRATVGLLRQPDDAPGSRAPIATLADLDALVSGFRASGMPVSVARAGDPSPVAPATELTAYRIIQEALTNTHKHASATRASVVLDYGVHSLRITVTDDGRPGAPKGAGTGHGLIGMRERATAIGGTVAAGPRPEGGFQVVADLPLSLAPATV; encoded by the coding sequence ATGGAACTGCCCATGGTGTGGCGACAGTGGCTGGCTCGTCATGACCGGATCAGAGACGCGCTGCCCGCCGTTCCGCTGATCGTGATCGCCGTGGCGGCGACCGCCGTCGGCCCGTCCCACTGGCACGAGCCGCGGTGGGACGAGGTGGTGTGGACGGCGCTGTCGTGCGTGCCGCTGGCCTTCCGGAGTCGCCGGCCCCTGGGCGTCGCCCTCTTCACCCTGGCCGGCGACCTCACACTGATGGCCGTCGCCTCGCACATCTCGCCGACACCGGGGGCGAGTCTCGTGGCCCTGTACACTCTCGCCCTCCTCGGCAACCGGCGCACCGCGTGGATCGTCGGCTCCTTGGCGGCCGTGGCGATCACCGGTGTCTACGCCGCGACCCACGCGCAGTCCGTGGTGGGGGGTCCCGGCCTGCTGCGGTTCGACCTCGCGATCGCGGCCACCGCGCTCGGCCGCACCGTCCTCAACCGCCGCCAGAACCTCGCGGCGGCCAGGGAACGCGTGGAACACGCCGAACGCACGCGGGAGGAAGAAGCCCGGCGCCGGGTCACGGAGGAACGCGTGCGCATCGCGCGCGACCTGCACGACGTGGTCACCCACCACATCACCCTGGTCAACGCCCAGGCTGGGGTGGCCCACCACCTCATGCGCGCCAACCCGGAACAGGCCTACGCGGCACTGGCCCACATCAAGGACAACAGCCGCGCCGCGCTCGACGAACTGCGCGCCACCGTCGGTCTGCTGCGTCAGCCCGACGACGCGCCCGGCTCGCGTGCCCCCATCGCGACCCTGGCCGATCTCGATGCCCTGGTCAGCGGGTTCCGGGCGAGCGGGATGCCCGTGTCGGTGGCCCGCGCCGGCGATCCGTCGCCAGTGGCACCCGCGACCGAGCTGACCGCCTACCGGATCATCCAGGAAGCGCTCACCAACACGCACAAGCACGCCTCCGCGACCCGGGCCTCGGTGGTGCTGGACTACGGGGTGCACTCGCTCCGGATCACCGTCACCGACGACGGGCGGCCGGGCGCGCCCAAGGGCGCGGGAACCGGCCACGGGCTGATCGGGATGCGCGAACGGGCCACCGCCATCGGCGGTACCGTGGCCGCTGGGCCGCGGCCCGAGGGGGGCTTCCAGGTCGTCGCCGACCTGCCGCTCTCGCTCGCCCCCGCCACTGTCTGA
- a CDS encoding indolepyruvate ferredoxin oxidoreductase family protein — protein MTAPITEAGQPGGRRFRLDDRYRREEGVVHLSGIQALVRVLLDRSRRDNTNGLRTATFISGYEGSPLAGYDIELGRRGALLHEHDIVHKPGLNEELAATAVMGSQLAGQVGASRCDGVVGIWYGKSPGLDRASDALRHANLVGTGASGGAVALVGDDPGAKSSSVPCASEATLADLAIPTLYPADAQDVLDFGLHAQFLSRFSGLWAGLKITTAVADSASTAVVARDRITGTEGDGSPSPHKPSSMLLGANLMSLERSLHDIRLPRAVAYARLNRLNRLVQRGPSDTIGILTSGKTYLDVREGLRIIGLTDTDLARYGIRILKLGMIFPLEREAVIEFADGLDQLVVVEEKRPFLETAVKEILYGRPNAPVVHGKQDQDGRSLFSRSGELDVDSIAAGLSRVLAPLGIEAARAWRQRPKARTTLALPLLARSPYYCSGCPHNTSTTAGGDSLVGAGIGCHSMVVFMDPEQVGPVVGMTQMGGEGAQWIGLEPFVDADHFVQNIGDGTFMHSGSLAVRAAVAAGVNVTFKLLYNGTVAMTGGQDAVGALPVDRLAAMLLHEGVAKVIITTEDRARIPRARLPKSVKVLDRAEIEGALAELKATAGVTVLIHDQECAAEKRRARRRGKAEAPTTRVWINERICEGCGDCGRKSNCLSVHPVSTEFGRKTRIDQSSCNLDYSCLDGDCPAFMTITPAGKPKHADLPALGPTDIAEPARTAGAGSFGMRITGIGGTGIVTISQVLATAAVIDGRHARSLDQTGLAQKGGAVVSDIKITEDAVEQGAKIAEGQCDLYLACDPLVATDPKYLCVASADRSVAVMTTTEIPTGQMVVDTTVGFPAPDAVRHAVHDAMSRLIALDSGSLATQLFDDEQYANMLLVGAAYQTGLLPMAASAIEEAITLNAVAVERNVQAFRRGRQAVADPEALSATLADPTLPDMEPRLPAGTTELVALVTDDEESELHRLLTVRVSDLIDYQDRRYARAYVDFVQTVVATERAAADGSTELTEAVARCLHKLMAYKDEYEVARLAIDPAVDDRITAAFGSASRRSYRLHPPVLRALGMERKVALGSWFRPVLKMLHGLRRVRGTRLDVFGLQHMRRIERGLITEYRESIKTAIALLNEENLADVRRLAELPDAVRGYEGVKLAAIERYQAEQARMVGELRESADPVPTEAGQGR, from the coding sequence ATGACTGCACCCATCACCGAGGCCGGGCAGCCGGGCGGCCGACGCTTCCGTCTAGATGACCGCTACCGCCGCGAGGAAGGCGTCGTGCACCTCTCCGGGATCCAGGCTCTCGTCCGCGTTCTGCTGGACCGCTCCCGGCGTGACAACACCAACGGACTGCGTACCGCGACATTCATCTCGGGATACGAGGGATCACCACTGGCCGGCTACGACATCGAGTTGGGCCGACGCGGGGCGTTGTTGCACGAGCACGACATCGTCCACAAACCGGGGCTGAACGAGGAGCTCGCCGCGACCGCCGTCATGGGCAGCCAGCTGGCCGGCCAGGTCGGCGCTTCACGGTGCGACGGCGTCGTGGGCATCTGGTACGGCAAGTCCCCCGGCCTCGATCGCGCCTCCGACGCTCTCCGCCACGCGAACCTGGTGGGAACCGGCGCTTCCGGCGGTGCCGTCGCGCTGGTCGGCGACGACCCGGGAGCCAAGTCGTCCAGCGTGCCGTGTGCCAGCGAGGCGACGCTCGCGGACCTGGCGATCCCAACGCTGTACCCGGCCGATGCCCAGGACGTCCTCGACTTCGGGCTCCACGCGCAGTTCCTCTCCCGGTTCAGCGGCCTGTGGGCGGGCCTGAAGATCACCACCGCCGTGGCGGACTCAGCGTCCACAGCCGTCGTGGCACGCGATCGGATCACGGGCACCGAGGGCGACGGGAGCCCCAGCCCGCACAAGCCGAGCTCCATGCTCCTGGGCGCGAACCTCATGTCCCTCGAACGCAGCCTGCACGACATCCGCCTCCCTCGTGCCGTGGCGTACGCCCGCCTCAACCGCCTCAACCGCCTGGTCCAGCGCGGGCCGTCGGACACGATCGGCATCCTGACATCCGGCAAGACCTACCTCGACGTCCGCGAGGGCCTCCGCATCATCGGCCTCACCGACACAGACCTCGCACGGTACGGCATCAGGATCCTCAAGCTCGGCATGATCTTCCCCCTCGAACGCGAGGCCGTCATCGAGTTCGCGGACGGTCTCGACCAACTGGTCGTCGTCGAGGAGAAACGGCCGTTCCTCGAAACCGCCGTCAAGGAGATCCTGTACGGCCGTCCCAACGCCCCGGTCGTCCACGGCAAACAGGACCAGGACGGGCGATCGCTGTTCAGTCGCTCAGGAGAGCTCGACGTGGACAGCATCGCCGCCGGACTGTCCAGGGTGCTGGCTCCGCTCGGCATCGAAGCCGCCCGCGCATGGCGTCAGCGGCCCAAAGCGCGTACGACGTTGGCGCTGCCGCTTCTGGCCCGCAGCCCGTACTACTGCTCGGGGTGTCCGCACAACACCTCGACCACCGCCGGCGGGGACTCACTGGTCGGCGCTGGGATCGGCTGCCACTCCATGGTCGTGTTCATGGATCCCGAACAAGTCGGCCCGGTCGTCGGCATGACCCAGATGGGCGGGGAAGGTGCTCAGTGGATCGGGTTGGAACCGTTCGTCGACGCCGACCACTTCGTGCAGAACATCGGTGACGGCACCTTCATGCATTCAGGCAGTCTGGCCGTCCGGGCAGCGGTCGCCGCGGGGGTGAACGTCACGTTCAAGCTGCTCTACAACGGAACGGTCGCCATGACCGGCGGCCAGGACGCCGTCGGTGCCCTGCCGGTCGACCGGCTCGCCGCCATGCTGCTGCACGAAGGCGTCGCCAAAGTGATCATCACGACAGAGGACAGGGCCCGCATCCCACGGGCCCGGCTTCCGAAGTCGGTGAAGGTTCTGGACCGGGCCGAGATCGAGGGAGCGCTGGCGGAGCTTAAGGCCACTGCCGGTGTCACGGTCCTCATCCATGACCAGGAATGCGCCGCCGAGAAACGGCGCGCCCGTCGGCGCGGCAAGGCCGAGGCGCCGACGACGCGAGTGTGGATCAACGAGCGCATCTGCGAGGGCTGCGGTGACTGCGGCCGCAAGTCGAACTGTCTGTCGGTTCACCCGGTCTCGACCGAGTTCGGCCGCAAGACCAGGATCGACCAGTCCTCGTGCAACCTGGACTATTCGTGTCTCGACGGCGACTGCCCGGCGTTCATGACCATCACGCCCGCCGGCAAGCCGAAGCACGCCGACCTTCCCGCCCTGGGCCCCACCGACATCGCCGAGCCGGCCCGCACGGCCGGAGCCGGATCCTTCGGTATGCGGATCACCGGGATCGGCGGAACCGGCATCGTCACCATCTCGCAGGTGCTGGCGACCGCGGCCGTCATCGACGGCCGCCACGCCCGCAGCCTCGACCAGACTGGACTGGCCCAGAAGGGCGGCGCGGTCGTCTCCGACATCAAGATCACTGAGGATGCCGTCGAACAGGGCGCCAAGATCGCCGAGGGACAATGCGACCTCTACCTCGCGTGCGATCCGCTCGTCGCGACCGACCCGAAGTACCTCTGCGTCGCCTCCGCGGATCGCTCCGTCGCCGTCATGACCACGACCGAGATACCCACCGGGCAGATGGTGGTCGACACGACCGTCGGCTTCCCGGCTCCCGATGCCGTACGTCATGCCGTCCACGACGCGATGAGCCGGCTCATCGCTCTGGACTCCGGCTCGCTGGCCACGCAGCTCTTCGACGACGAGCAGTACGCCAACATGCTCCTGGTGGGTGCCGCTTACCAGACCGGGCTGCTGCCGATGGCGGCTTCGGCGATCGAAGAGGCCATCACCCTGAACGCAGTCGCCGTCGAACGCAATGTGCAGGCCTTCCGGCGAGGCCGCCAGGCGGTCGCCGACCCCGAGGCGCTGAGTGCCACGCTTGCCGACCCGACGCTCCCGGACATGGAACCGCGGCTGCCCGCCGGGACCACCGAGCTCGTGGCGTTGGTCACCGATGATGAGGAATCGGAGCTGCATCGCCTTCTCACCGTGCGTGTGTCCGACCTCATCGACTACCAGGACAGGCGCTACGCCCGCGCCTACGTCGACTTCGTCCAGACGGTGGTGGCCACGGAGCGCGCTGCGGCCGACGGCTCGACCGAGCTGACCGAGGCTGTCGCCCGCTGTCTCCACAAGCTCATGGCGTACAAGGACGAGTACGAGGTCGCACGACTCGCCATCGACCCAGCCGTGGACGACCGCATCACCGCGGCATTCGGAAGCGCGAGCCGACGCTCCTACCGCCTGCATCCGCCCGTCCTGCGAGCCCTGGGCATGGAAAGGAAGGTCGCTCTAGGAAGCTGGTTCCGCCCGGTCCTCAAAATGCTGCATGGGCTGCGGCGCGTTCGAGGAACCCGCCTCGATGTGTTCGGGCTCCAGCACATGCGACGCATCGAGCGTGGTCTCATCACCGAGTACCGGGAGTCGATCAAGACCGCGATCGCGCTCCTGAACGAGGAGAACCTTGCCGATGTTCGCCGGCTCGCGGAACTGCCCGATGCGGTCCGTGGATACGAAGGCGTCAAACTCGCGGCCATTGAGCGCTACCAGGCCGAGCAGGCGCGCATGGTCGGCGAGTTGCGGGAGAGCGCGGACCCCGTCCCGACGGAAGCCGGGCAGGGCCGTTGA